The Acropora muricata isolate sample 2 chromosome 5, ASM3666990v1, whole genome shotgun sequence genome includes a window with the following:
- the LOC136917485 gene encoding uncharacterized protein codes for MAKTDIKSAFRIIPIHPDDYHLLGMTWNNSYFFDRCLPMGCSSSCAIFEAFSTALKWLANHYLCASGVLHILDDFLFIATSKGKCDSDLNNFLSLCDRLGVPIAHEKTEGLSTTLQFAGITLDMINMEARLPDEKLQKCNAQLLAMHKRHKTTLKELQSLIGLLNFTCSVVLPGRAFLRRLIDLTKGVSLPHHRIRITEACRRDLQVWLHFLGDFNRRTFFLDKPWQVSPPLKLYTDAAGSKGYGALFGRRWFYGEWPAN; via the coding sequence ATGGCCAAGACCGATATCAAATCAGCTTTCCGCATCATTCCGATTCACCCTGACGATTACCATTTGCTGGGTATGACATGGAATAATTCGTACTTTTTTGACCGGTGTCTGCCCATGGGCTGTTCTTCGTCTTGCGCTATATTTGAAGCTTTTAGCACCGCGCTCAAGTGGCTTGCTAATCATTATCTCTGTGCTTCTGGTGTTTTGCATATTTTGGATGATTTCTTGTTTATTGCTACCTCTAAAGGGAAATGTGACTCAGATTTAAATAACTTTTTGAGCCTATGTGATCGTTTAGGGGtacctatagcccatgaaaagaCGGAAGGTCTCTCCACCACTTTACAGTTTGCTGGCATAACACTTGACATGATTAATATGGAAGCGCGTCTCCCGGACGAGAAGCTTCAGAAATGCAATGCTCAGTTATTGGCCATGCACAAACGCCATAAAACTACCCTGAAAGAACTTCAATCTTTGATCGGATTATTGAATTTCACTTGTTCAGTTGTTCTCCCTGGTCGGGCCTTTCTTCGGAGGCTTATAGATCTTACAAAGGGTGTTAGTCTCCCTCACCATCGTATACGGATTACAGAAGCCTGTCGTCGTGATTTACAAGTATGGCTTCACTTTTTGGGCGATTTTAACCGCCGTACATTTTTTCTGGACAAGCCGTGGCAGGTTTCCCCACCTCTCAAACTTTACACCGACGCTGCGGGCTCAAAGGGCTATGGTGCACTTTTTGGGAGGCGTTGGTTTTACGGAGAATGGCCTGCCAATTGA